Proteins encoded within one genomic window of Amycolatopsis sp. 2-15:
- a CDS encoding TetR/AcrR family transcriptional regulator encodes MSETQAETTPLRRKPVQQRSAKRVEQMLDASAQLIDELGYDALTTTLIAKRANVAVGSLYQFFPDKRAVVQALTQRNLERFVAAVNERLKELNPEHWWNIVDSVLDIYLKMHREIPGFSKVHFGDVIDVQLLDEERDNNSVIVDSLVDILRVQVNRPADELRFAIAIANETADALLKLAFRRDPQGDERIVAEAKHVVKGYLASKFGE; translated from the coding sequence GTGTCGGAGACCCAGGCGGAGACCACTCCGCTGCGGCGCAAGCCCGTGCAGCAGCGCAGCGCCAAGCGCGTGGAGCAGATGCTCGACGCCAGCGCGCAGCTCATCGACGAGCTCGGCTACGACGCGCTGACGACCACGCTGATCGCCAAACGCGCGAACGTCGCGGTGGGCTCGCTGTACCAGTTCTTCCCCGACAAGCGGGCCGTCGTCCAGGCGCTGACGCAGCGCAACCTGGAGCGCTTCGTGGCCGCCGTGAACGAGCGGCTGAAGGAGCTCAACCCCGAGCACTGGTGGAACATCGTCGACTCCGTGCTCGACATCTATCTGAAGATGCACCGCGAGATCCCGGGCTTCTCCAAGGTCCACTTCGGTGACGTCATCGACGTCCAGCTCCTCGACGAGGAGCGCGACAACAACTCCGTGATCGTCGACTCGCTGGTGGACATCCTGCGCGTGCAGGTCAACCGACCGGCGGACGAGCTCCGGTTCGCCATCGCCATCGCCAACGAGACGGCCGATGCGCTGCTGAAGCTGGCGTTCCGCCGCGACCCGCAGGGCGACGAGCGGATCGTGGCGGAGGCCAAGCACGTGGTGAAGGGCTACTTGGCGAGCAAGTTCGGCGAGTGA